The following is a genomic window from Spodoptera frugiperda isolate SF20-4 chromosome 18, AGI-APGP_CSIRO_Sfru_2.0, whole genome shotgun sequence.
TTTTGCTGATTACTTCATGAGTTCTATAAAGGGGTAGAAGGTTATCCCGTTGTTTAAAAAACTACtctaattttaattcataacaTACAATTCAGTTAATCAACAACTCACGAGGATTTTATATAGTTAATTCAAGTTTAACAGCTTAAAAGACATTTAGTTTAAATTCGTCAATAGTTTGTAACACAAACGGATGATACGatacaacaaataataatcGTTATGAAACGATATAATGTCACCACAAAAATTACTTAAACCAGCTGCGCCCAGCAGTTACCGGCAGATATTTGAGCGGTCCGTTTACATTTCATTACGCTGTTTACATTGCGTGCCGGCTTCCCGAATAGCTCTGATTTTCAACACCCCTTGTAAACAAATACAGCCTTGAATCAGTAAAAACggtgtttatttaaattgtcattataatttttgtttagagGTTTTATGAATACCATTTGTTCTGTAGTTAATTAGAGATGGAAATTCCGTTGGTGCTATAGCTGCCTATCAACTTGACGGTATGTTTAGGCGGGCACCATTGTAGTTCCAGTCTGTCATTGCTAATTCCGTGCGGGATTTTTGTCAGAATGTTGTCTGAAGTCATGCAGTATTCTGTGCAACAATAAATATAGAATTGGGGAATTTTGAATCCAATAATAGTTACGTATCTTCTGTTTTTCCAATTCTGGTTTCATTGCTGTTACCATCATTTCGTAATTGAGTATTCCCAAAATCAATTATGACCTTATCTAATCCGCACATTATCAAGATTATTCACCAAAGGAATTATATGATGGAGAAGTCTTTAATGGCTCTTTGGATTCATACTTACTCTACTTACgacttttcattttaattttcatatatttgCAGCATCTATCTTAAAATCCTTTCTATAATTCCCCAGACGGCTGGACGACAGACGACTTGGTGTTCCTGTGGAAGGAGGGCGATCCAGTCCAGGTTGTGAAGAACCTACATCTGCCGCGGTTCACTCTAGAAAAGTTCCTCACTGACTACTGTAACAGCAAGACTAATACtggtaaattaaaaattgacTTTCAGTACTTCTAGATTCAAATAATATCCTAGTTTTCTTCTATATGAgcattacatacaaattaaatttctCAACATATCCTAGTTCAATACTAAATAGAGAGATTTCAAGGTCAGTagttacaaaaacaaactcTTGAAAAAGAGTACCTAACCATAGTGTCTCTTGCTCGTACGTCTCCATAGAAATCCACAATTTGGACCGAGCTAATAGCTTCACATGAGGACTgaccgtttttttttatagtttccaATGTGCCTTATTGATCTTATTGAAATAGGTGATTTGACATTgacttaaaaatactatttccgatactaattttatttttaaatctccaGGTGAATACAGTTGTCTGAAAGTAGACCTGCTGTTCAAGCGCGAGTTCAGTTACTACCTGATCCAGATCTACATCCCATGCTGCATGTTGGTCATCGTGTCCTGGGTGTCGTTCTGGCTGGACCAGGGAGCGGTGCCTGCTAGAGTTTCACTAGGTACGGTACCATGGTGAATGTGGGTTTTCTGAAACTGACAGGAATAAATTGGGCTTATATGGCTTATTTTATCAAGAAGAGAGAAGAAGAGGATCaagaatgttattttttgtgagGAGAGGTGACTTTAGTATATCTATAATAAGCAATTAGTGTTTTGGCACTCACAAGGTGGCGCTAGTGAGCAGTAAGGCAAACCCAACTCACCTCTAATATAATAGATGTCTTAGTCTTCCAAAATGTTagtgacatttttataaaaataaaaaacaactttttcaTATCCAGCTTTTCCATATCATACTCCAAAATTTAGAACGTGAACTTTCCTGTTCAATCTCCAATTATAGTCGAGAAATTCTAGAAACTTGTTAGCCATAGAGGCACTGGATTGTTCCTAGTAACAATTTGGACCTAAGTTCTTCAAAATGCCACAGACAAGTAAATTGCTCATGTGAACACGTAAGCCATTATTATTTTCCAGAACTACAATAGAATTCTTAGAGCTAGATTACATCGACCAGCTACCGAGACTGTTAAAATAATTGGCTTATTTTTGTATGGCACACCAGATAATAGTGGTTTTAATAAGTCAATGGGATATATCGGGGACACTCCAAACTACAAGACAGTTGTTCCAAACTACTCCATCCATTATCATCATTCAAACACATTATTGGGTGCATTATTCATCCCTTTGAAGGAAACCATACATGATGCCACCATGATAAGCTAACTACTATTTCCACCACAAACCAACTCCTTGTTCCAGGTGTAACGACACTGCTCACGATGGCGACCCAGTCATCAGGTATCAACGCCTCCCTGCCTCCAGTGTCCTACACCAAAGCCATCGACGTCTGGACAGGCGTGTGCCTCACCTTCGTCTTCGGAGCATTGCTAGAGTTCGCTCTAGTGAACTATGCGTCTCGCTCTGACATGCATAGAGAAAACATGAAGAAAGCGAGAAGGGAGATGGAAGCAGCCAGCATGGACGCTGCCTCCGACCTCCTCGACACAGATAGCAACACCACGTTTGCTATGGTGAGCTCAAATCCGATTTACTCCAGATCCTCAATTACTTAGTGCTTTTGGATGAATATTTTCCGCTTTGAAACATTCTTAGATGTTGTATTTTGAGAATTTGGTACAgaattagttttctttttgcATTACGATGAGGCTTTTTCGAAAGTAGTCCTTGAGTTTGAATGAGGTGAATGATCTGTTTGTTCGTTTGATCGGATTTATTTGAACATTATTCTTTGATTTCGAGTTATGTAGTTTGTTTAGGTAGATGGTCAGAATTTTAGTAGTTAGCTTCAGTTATTATTACGATTTGGTACATTTTGACTGTTATAATTATCTTGTTTGAAAGTTATTGCATCTTCGTCGTGAACTTATTTTTGAAACACAATCAATATCTCCAAATTACAAGAGCATGCATGTGATGGAGATATTAAAAATGGCGTCTTTGAGAAGAGTGGAAAAGAATTTGTATTCAAAAGCACCTAGCCATACGGTTTAGTCGAAGATGCAATATGTCTCGCCTCCCTGACTGGTCTGCAACAAACAGAAACCCTTGGTGCGCGGCGGCGTGGTGGAATCCAAGATGCGGCAGTGCGAGATCCACATCAACCCTCCGCGCAAGAACTGCTGCCGGCTCTGGATGTCCAAGTTCCCCACTCGCTCCAAGAGGATAGACGTCATCTCGAGGATCACCTTCCCGCTTGTGTTCGCCTTATTTAATTTGGCTTATTGGTGAGTGTGACATCATATACCTACTTAGTACTTACCTTTTGAATTGCGGACATTGAATCAGATTGGGTGATTCTCTAAAGATGTTATTGCGTTGATACTTAAGTATTAGGTGATTTGAAATCGTTGGTTTGGCGAAACATCGTCACCACACAGTTTCCATATTTATTGACTTGACTTTTATCCCAGGTCGACGTACCTATTCCGCGACGAAGACGAAGAGAAGTGATTTTCCGAGTCGCTGGAGAGAGGCGCGGTGCCGCGGCTGCGGCTGGCGGCGGCGGTGGTGGTGCCGTACGTGGTGTTCGTGCTGGCGTACGCGGTGTGCTTCCGCGTGCGCGacctgccgccgccgccgccgccgccgctggaCGAGGCCGCGCCCCCCGCCCGCCGCCCCGGCCCccgccgcgcgccccgcgcccgcccATCGTAGCTGCTCCATGAACTCACCCTCATTCTAGACTAAGGTTCTGTGTATTCAGTTACTCACCGTCTTCCTCGAGGCAGCGTCATTCCCCCTCAGTATTCGTTAGTGCGTTAGTGGAGCTCGAAGTGTCTGTATATACGTACGTGTTCTGGTGCCGTATAGTACGCTGAAGGCTTCCATTACCGAAATGTGAGAGATTTCTAATAGTGACTCAATACTTCAATGCTAAATCGAACCATAGTAACGCGAGGCCTGCACCCGATTTCCGACATTattgtgtacaaaaatattttaatttccgaGAATTAAAAATTTTCGATAATTTTACCAAAGATATGAGTCCTTGTATGGATTCGTATGTAATGTAACCTAGGGTAAGACATTATATAAACCTCATAAGTGATTATTTCATGATATTTTAGCCCTTTAAGTGTTAGATATCTAAGGACTAGAAAGGCACTAATGTTTACGGGAAGGGTAACAGTTTACAATGTAAGGATTACTTTAGTAGACCGTATATAGGGGATAGCGTTCGGTTTAACTCCGGGTTAGGACTTAGGTACTGTCAAATTGTTCCCAGGTATGTAAACTGCCAAACGTATGTAGCTACGAGTACTTGTGATcaattttgacaacatttttttattttgtatcgagTCAACTACCGTTGGCGGccttaatttttcaaatcaacCAATTCGTGCTAATCATAGATAAGGTAGAGTTGTTTGTCTATGGTAGCCGTCAGTGGCCTAGTGACGTATCGAGTAGGCATCAAGTGTCGCCGTGAGGTAACACATAAAGTGGCAAGAAGGAATTTATAAAATCATTGAATATTATTagataagtattataattaaaatggtgCTGTCTTGGTGGGAGTTTTAATATCAAGAATATAATATTGGAGCTGaaaaaaaacttacaacaacatatttaaatataggCATTTTATCATAGAACACACATAACATAAGAATATTTTACGTCAAATTAATTCGTTTTTTACACAATCTCACTAtcccaaacaaaattattttctatgacACTGATATTAAAATTCCCATCAAGATAGCACGTACGGTAGGTAAAAATTAATATCTAGTAAATGTGTAAATAGTTGGGCCTACAACTTTCTACACCTGTGTCGCTCAGTGTAcagttatatttaaaattataaggtTTATTAACTATTCGTTTCTCTGTCTATATTACGTGTCactgtaaatattattcaatgtttCCTAATTACATTTATTCGTAGTTTATTTGTCCCTTGCGCTGTTGTTTCAAAGACAATtttttgtctatattttttacaCTAACGCGTCAAACTTCTCAATTCTGTAAACGATTTTCAGCTTTAGCGTTTTggtgtaaagttgaaaatgtaaaaacagATTAGTTGACATGTTGGTAACTCGTATGCATcgttccttttttaaataaatctttttttaaataagtatttttttcgtCCTATTTTCTTATATGCCTgttacagtattatttatttaatgttacgaATTTACgatacgtttatttttatacttttttataccaATTATCTTTGAACCCATGGCCCAGGGGACTCTATGGGTATACATTTAAATCAATCTCGATGTGCATTATCACTTaactttcataatattattaaatatcacTTTAATGCCCTACTccacaatataatacaatagtTGTAGACACTCGCACTTCAATGTACTCCTGTATGTCTTAAtagattttatactttattgttttgtaatagagtGAAAAATGTATTGAGGAAATTGGGTAGGTTGATGTGCGGGGTCTGTATAGAGTTGCACGCTCGTTTATTCGTTTTgtgacataataaaatacaaataaacaccAGCCCACTACTGCAGTATCTACAAAAAATCAAATCACATATAATTCCTCCTTTCAAATAGAAATGTAGACtataaatcaaaatggcggaaaataaccgtcatattttaaaatgttcgtAATTCAAACTgtcacaaaacatttatttatttttttcaaatagaaCTATAAAGGATAAGGCTATAATTTCACAATTTCTTGCTCATTTTATTCTCTTCCGTcctttaatttgaattttagatC
Proteins encoded in this region:
- the LOC118277865 gene encoding glutamate-gated chloride channel isoform X5, whose amino-acid sequence is MDIPRPSCALVFLLLLIIHLTECMNGGKINFREKEKQILDQILGPGRYDARIRPSGINGTGYAPTLVHVNMYLRSISKIDDYKMEYSVQLTFREQWLDERLKFNNLGGRLKYLTLTEANRVWMPDLFFSNEKEGHFHNIIMPNVYIRIFPNGNVLYSIRISLTLSCPMNLKLYPLDKQTCSLRMASYGWTTDDLVFLWKEGDPVQVVKNLHLPRFTLEKFLTDYCNSKTNTGEYSCLKVDLLFKREFSYYLIQIYIPCCMLVIVSWVSFWLDQGAVPARVSLGVTTLLTMATQSSGINASLPPVSYTKAIDVWTGVCLTFVFGALLEFALVNYASRSDMHRENMKKARREMEAASMDAASDLLDTDSNTTFAMKPLVRGGVVESKMRQCEIHINPPRKNCCRLWMSKFPTRSKRIDVISRITFPLVFALFNLAYW
- the LOC118277865 gene encoding glutamate-gated chloride channel isoform X10, translating into MALEYSVQLTFREQWLDERLKFNNLGGRLKYLTLTEANRVWMPDLFFSNEKEGHFHNIIMPNVYIRIFPNGNVLYSIRISLTLSCPMNLKLYPLDKQTCSLRMASYGWTTDDLVFLWKEGDPVQVVKNLHLPRFTLEKFLTDYCNSKTNTGEYSCLKVDLLFKREFSYYLIQIYIPCCMLVIVSWVSFWLDQGAVPARVSLGVTTLLTMATQSSGINASLPPVSYTKAIDVWTGVCLTFVFGALLEFALVNYASRSDMHRENMKKARREMEAASMDAASDLLDTDSNTTFAMKPLVRGGVVESKMRQCEIHINPPRKNCCRLWMSKFPTRSKRIDVISRITFPLVFALFNLAYWSTYLFRDEDEEK
- the LOC118277865 gene encoding glutamate-gated chloride channel isoform X8, giving the protein MYLRSISKIDDYKMEYSVQLTFREQWLDERLKFNNLGGRLKYLTLTEANRVWMPDLFFSNEKEGHFHNIIMPNVYIRIFPNGNVLYSIRISLTLSCPMNLKLYPLDKQTCSLRMASYGWTTDDLVFLWKEGDPVQVVKNLHLPRFTLEKFLTDYCNSKTNTGEYSCLKVDLLFKREFSYYLIQIYIPCCMLVIVSWVSFWLDQGAVPARVSLGVTTLLTMATQSSGINASLPPVSYTKAIDVWTGVCLTFVFGALLEFALVNYASRSDMHRENMKKARREMEAASMDAASDLLDTDSNTTFAMKPLVRGGVVESKMRQCEIHINPPRKNCCRLWMSKFPTRSKRIDVISRITFPLVFALFNLAYWSTYLFRDEDEEK
- the LOC118277865 gene encoding glutamate-gated chloride channel isoform X1 — protein: MDIPRPSCALVFLLLLIIHLTECMNGGKINFREKEKQILDQILGPGRYDARIRPSGINGTGYAPTLVHVNMYLRSISKIDDYKMEYSVQLTFREQWLDERLKFNNLGGRLKYLTLTEANRVWMPDLFFSNEKEGHFHNIIMPNVYIRIFPNGNVLYSIRISLTLSCPMNLKLYPLDKQTCSLRMASYGWTTDDLVFLWKEGDPVQVVKNLHLPRFTLEKFLTDYCNSKTNTGEYSCLKVDLLFKREFSYYLIQIYIPCCMLVIVSWVSFWLDQGAVPARVSLGVTTLLTMATQSSGINASLPPVSYTKAIDVWTGVCLTFVFGALLEFALVNYASRSDMHRENMKKARREMEAASMDAASDLLDTDSNTTFAMKPLVRGGVVESKMRQCEIHINPPRKNCCRLWMSKFPTRSKRIDVISRITFPLVFALFNLAYWSTYLFRDEDEEK
- the LOC118277865 gene encoding glutamate-gated chloride channel isoform X3, which translates into the protein MDIPRPSCALVFLLLLIIHLTECMNGGKINFREKEKQILDQILGPGRYDARIRPSGINGTDGPAVVNINLFVRSITTISDIKMEYSVQLTFREQWLDERLKFNNLGGRLKYLTLTEANRVWMPDLFFSNEKEGHFHNIIMPNVYIRIFPNGNVLYSIRISLTLSCPMNLKLYPLDKQTCSLRMASYGWTTDDLVFLWKEGDPVQVVKNLHLPRFTLEKFLTDYCNSKTNTGEYSCLKVDLLFKREFSYYLIQIYIPCCMLVIVSWVSFWLDQGAVPARVSLGVTTLLTMATQSSGINASLPPVSYTKAIDVWTGVCLTFVFGALLEFALVNYASRSDMHRENMKKARREMEAASMDAASDLLDTDSNTTFAMKPLVRGGVVESKMRQCEIHINPPRKNCCRLWMSKFPTRSKRIDVISRITFPLVFALFNLAYWSTYLFRDEDEEK
- the LOC118277865 gene encoding glutamate-gated chloride channel isoform X7 — translated: MDIPRPSCALVFLLLLIIHLTECMNGGKINFREKEKQILDQILGPGRYDARIRPSGINGTDGPAVVNINLFVRSITTISDIKMEYSVQLTFREQWLDERLKFNNLGGRLKYLTLTEANRVWMPDLFFSNEKEGHFHNIIMPNVYIRIFPNGNVLYSIRISLTLSCPMNLKLYPLDKQTCSLRMASYGWTTDDLVFLWKEGDPVQVVKNLHLPRFTLEKFLTDYCNSKTNTGEYSCLKVDLLFKREFSYYLIQIYIPCCMLVIVSWVSFWLDQGAVPARVSLGVTTLLTMATQSSGINASLPPVSYTKAIDVWTGVCLTFVFGALLEFALVNYASRSDMHRENMKKARREMEAASMDAASDLLDTDSNTTFAMMRQCEIHINPPRKNCCRLWMSKFPTRSKRIDVISRITFPLVFALFNLAYWSTYLFRDEDEEK
- the LOC118277865 gene encoding glutamate-gated chloride channel isoform X6 — its product is MDIPRPSCALVFLLLLIIHLTECMNGGKINFREKEKQILDQILGPGRYDARIRPSGINGTDGPAVVSVNIFVRSISKIDDVTMEYSVQLTFREQWLDERLKFNNLGGRLKYLTLTEANRVWMPDLFFSNEKEGHFHNIIMPNVYIRIFPNGNVLYSIRISLTLSCPMNLKLYPLDKQTCSLRMASYGWTTDDLVFLWKEGDPVQVVKNLHLPRFTLEKFLTDYCNSKTNTGEYSCLKVDLLFKREFSYYLIQIYIPCCMLVIVSWVSFWLDQGAVPARVSLGVTTLLTMATQSSGINASLPPVSYTKAIDVWTGVCLTFVFGALLEFALVNYASRSDMHRENMKKARREMEAASMDAASDLLDTDSNTTFAMMRQCEIHINPPRKNCCRLWMSKFPTRSKRIDVISRITFPLVFALFNLAYWSTYLFRDEDEEK
- the LOC118277865 gene encoding glutamate-gated chloride channel isoform X4 — encoded protein: MDIPRPSCALVFLLLLIIHLTECMNGGKINFREKEKQILDQILGPGRYDARIRPSGINGTGYAPTLVHVNMYLRSISKIDDYKMEYSVQLTFREQWLDERLKFNNLGGRLKYLTLTEANRVWMPDLFFSNEKEGHFHNIIMPNVYIRIFPNGNVLYSIRISLTLSCPMNLKLYPLDKQTCSLRMASYGWTTDDLVFLWKEGDPVQVVKNLHLPRFTLEKFLTDYCNSKTNTGEYSCLKVDLLFKREFSYYLIQIYIPCCMLVIVSWVSFWLDQGAVPARVSLGVTTLLTMATQSSGINASLPPVSYTKAIDVWTGVCLTFVFGALLEFALVNYASRSDMHRENMKKARREMEAASMDAASDLLDTDSNTTFAMMRQCEIHINPPRKNCCRLWMSKFPTRSKRIDVISRITFPLVFALFNLAYWSTYLFRDEDEEK
- the LOC118277865 gene encoding glutamate-gated chloride channel isoform X2 yields the protein MDIPRPSCALVFLLLLIIHLTECMNGGKINFREKEKQILDQILGPGRYDARIRPSGINGTDGPAVVSVNIFVRSISKIDDVTMEYSVQLTFREQWLDERLKFNNLGGRLKYLTLTEANRVWMPDLFFSNEKEGHFHNIIMPNVYIRIFPNGNVLYSIRISLTLSCPMNLKLYPLDKQTCSLRMASYGWTTDDLVFLWKEGDPVQVVKNLHLPRFTLEKFLTDYCNSKTNTGEYSCLKVDLLFKREFSYYLIQIYIPCCMLVIVSWVSFWLDQGAVPARVSLGVTTLLTMATQSSGINASLPPVSYTKAIDVWTGVCLTFVFGALLEFALVNYASRSDMHRENMKKARREMEAASMDAASDLLDTDSNTTFAMKPLVRGGVVESKMRQCEIHINPPRKNCCRLWMSKFPTRSKRIDVISRITFPLVFALFNLAYWSTYLFRDEDEEK
- the LOC118277865 gene encoding glutamate-gated chloride channel isoform X9; its protein translation is MKVIKAFLQRMLETEYSVQLTFREQWLDERLKFNNLGGRLKYLTLTEANRVWMPDLFFSNEKEGHFHNIIMPNVYIRIFPNGNVLYSIRISLTLSCPMNLKLYPLDKQTCSLRMASYGWTTDDLVFLWKEGDPVQVVKNLHLPRFTLEKFLTDYCNSKTNTGEYSCLKVDLLFKREFSYYLIQIYIPCCMLVIVSWVSFWLDQGAVPARVSLGVTTLLTMATQSSGINASLPPVSYTKAIDVWTGVCLTFVFGALLEFALVNYASRSDMHRENMKKARREMEAASMDAASDLLDTDSNTTFAMKPLVRGGVVESKMRQCEIHINPPRKNCCRLWMSKFPTRSKRIDVISRITFPLVFALFNLAYWSTYLFRDEDEEK